The genomic interval CGCAGCGTCCACGGGGATCGGGTGATTACCGGTGCGACTGCGACGCCGATCGCCAACAGTGTCACGGAGATGTATGTGATGCAGCGCTACCTGCGTCCTGACCTGTTGGAGCAGGCTGGCATCAATGACTTCGACACGTGGGCTGCGACCTTCGGTCAGGTTGTCACCGAGATGGAGATGACCGTTGCCGGCGGCGACAGCTTCAAGATGAAGGAACGGTTCTCGAAGTTCCAGAACGTGCCCGAGCTGCTGAAGATGTTCCACACTTTCGCGGACGTGAAGACCGCTGAGGACCTGCAGCTGCCGGTACCCGACATCGAGCAGCGCGACGACGAACGACGGCTGCCACGCATGGTGGCCGTCGAACCGACCATCGAGCTCGAGGCGTACATCGCAGATATTGCTGACCGCGCCGAAAAGATCCAGGCACGTCTGGTCGATCCGACCGAGGACAATATGCTGAAGATTTCTACGGACGGCCGGAAGGCTGCCCTAGACATGCGCCTGGTCGACCCCGACCTCGACGTGCTGATCGGGGAGACGAAGATCAGTGCGACAGCGGACCTCCTAGCGAAGGTCTACGAGGAGAACAAGGACCGCATTTACGACGACCCGGCGACGAAGGAACCACACCCCACACCGGGCGCTTTGCAGATCGTGTTCTGCGACCTCGGCACACCGTCGGTCAACTGGAACGTGTACGGGCAGCTGCGTGAGGACCTGGTGCAGCGTGGGGTTCCAGCAGAGAAGATCCGGTTCATGCACGAAGCCAAGAACGACGCCGAGAAGGGCCGGCTGTTTGCGGCTTGCCGGACAGGGGACGTCGCGGTGCTGGTCGGCTCGACCCAGAAGATGGGCGTAGGCACGAACATCCAAGACCGTGCCGTTCACCTGGTCGACCTCGACGCGCCGTGGCGGCCGGCCGATGTCGCGCAACGCCATGGCCGCATCATCCGGCAGGGGAACCAGAACCCCGAGGTGGCCATCTCACAGGTGGTCACCAAGGGATCGTTCGACACCTTCATGTGGCAGACGTTGGAGCGCAAGAGCAAGTTCATCGACCAGATCATGCGCGGCCGCCTCGACGTCCGCGAGATCGAAGACGTGGGAGACAGCACCCTGTCCTTCGCGGAGGTCAAAGCCATCTCCAGCGGTAACCCGCTCATCCTGGAGAAGTCCAAAGCTGATCAGGAACTGACCCGCCTGCGGCGCCTCGAACGTGCTTGGCACCGCAACCAGGCGGCACTCACCCGCCGTAAGGACAGCTCACTCGTCCGAGGTCGCGCATTGGTCGCCGAACTGCCCGCGCTGAAGGAAGCCGCCGCACGCACAACCCACGATTTTGGCGGCGACGCGTTCCGTATGACCATCAACGGTAGGACCGTCGACAAGCGCACTGACGCAGTGGAAGCGCTACGCACGTGGGCGGACAGGAACGCCGCAGGACGACCCCCTATCCAGGGGTCGAAGGACCTTGGTGTGATGGCATCCATTGGTGGTCACGACATCAGGTTCGTGCAGGGCCAGGCGAACATGGTGGAGATGGGCGCATCCCGCGTCGAGTTGCAGATCGAGGGCGCGCCTGGCGTCGCGGTGGAGCTCAAACGAAACGATGCTCTGTTCCCGACTGTCGGGGTCGTTCAGCGCCTCGAGAATCAGATCACGCGCCTGCCTGACGAGGTGGTCAAGCGCGAGCGGCAGCTGGAGGAAGCACGGCAGGAGTACCGCGACGCGGCAAACGCACTGAAGCAGCCATTCAAGCACACGGAGGCACTTGAGAAGGCCAAGTGGGAAGTCGAGAGGATCAGTCGTGAGATGCGTGGAGAAGACGCCGCGCAGATAACGCTCACCCCTGAACTGGAGGATCTAAAGCGCCACATGCGGATGGCCTTCCCAAACTCTCCGAAGCCCGGACAAGCAGCTGACAGAACGGGAGCGCAGCCCCGGCCGAGCCATCTGCCGGGCCGGAACATTGAGCAGTCGGGTGGATTTGAACGCTAGGGTTCACACATAGAAAGAGGGCGGTTCCTACCGGGTAGGGACCGCCCTCTCGTCGTCTACGGTCAGCTGTTCGCCGCAGTGCTGGGGGCCGGCGAGGCTGCTTCCTCAGAGTTGGCAGAGCGTCGTGAGCGACGCTTAGCAACACCGCCGGCCTCCAGGCCGAGCTTCTTCAGTTCGTCCTCACTCCATCCGTCCTTCGTTGCTCGGACGTATGCCTTCTTATCTTCACGTTCGGCGTCGGCGAGCTGCTCGCGCAGCTCGTCTACGCGCTTCCGGGCGATCACCAGATCGGTGACAGATTCGATACGGGAGTCGAGGAGTTTACGTGCCTGGTCTTTGGTGGTTTCGAGGTCGATGGTAGCCATGCTCATCAGCCTAACCTTTGCCTATTGGGGTGCACAGACAGCCGCCACGGGGTGCAGTTTCTACCGGCCCGCTGGGTAGTCGTGGAGGTACCCGTTAGCGGGATCGTTGAACCAGTCCTCAATGTCGCCGGAGTCATACCGGACGGTGTTCCGTCCGAGTATGAAGTAGGGCGGTCCGAGGTTGGCCCGGCGCCATTGAGCTAGCTCTTGGCTTGTCACTCCGTACAACTCAGCCACGTCCTTCGGTGTCATCATCGTGCCCACCATGAGTCCCTCTTTCATCTTTGCCCCATTCCTTTCGGCAATGCCGTCATCACTTGGACGCGAAGTGAATTGGCAAGGTGGAGAGGTCGGACCGTGGAATACCGGAGCGAAGCGAGGATATGCCGCGAAAGCCGTCCTCGGAGCCTTGCCAAGAGAAGGGCGGACAGTACATTCACAAGCCGAAACGGAACGGCGCAGCCGTGAGGGTCAATCCAGACGCGAAGCGTCTCCCGAAAGATGGAACACCCCACGCGGCACACCCCGCCAGGAAGAGAGTTCCCAATTACCTACGGAGCAAGCTATGCGTTTATGTGCCATAAATATCGATTCCGCTGGCGCCTGAGGCTGAGCGGTGACACACTTGGGGTGTGGGGCCTCCGTTCGAGGGGCGCTGCGCTGGGCCTGAAGGGAGGACGAGCGATGAGCGAAAGTCAGGAGCAGGAATCCGCTGCGCGTCCTCCTAGTGCCGGCAAGCGGCACGTGTGGTCCTCGCGGCGCAAGCGCATTGAGGGTAAGACCGTGTACGTGCGGGTCTCGATGTCCGAGATGGAGCGTGCTCAGCTGCTGCAGCTGGAAGCTCAGACTGGTTTGTCGCCGTCGGCGATCCTCGTCGACGCAGCTCTCGGTTCGGGGGACCCGGCGGTGCTGACGGTGAAGAAGCAGGAGGTTGTGACCTTGCTGGCGATCCGTCGTCTCATCGCGACGGCGGCCAATAACATGAACCAGATCGCGCGCCACGCGAACGCGACCGGTGAGGTCAAGGACTACGCCGCTGCAGCGATGCAGGAGACCCGTCAGCTGATGCGGCAGATCGAATCGAAGATGTACGAGCTGAAGCCGTGATTCCGAACATCACGAAGGGCTCCCGGACCGTCGGCCTGATGAAGTATCTGGTCGGTCCAGGAAAGAGCAACGAGCACACCGACCCGCACCTTGTAGCCGGTAGCCCGACGATCATGGCGTGGTTCGGAGACGCGCAGCTCAACGATCAGTCGGCGGTTCTCGCGGCACAGGAAATTGACCTCAACAAGCGGATCAATGACGTCGAGATGGACCAGCACGTCTGGCACTGCTCTCTGTCACTACGTGCCGATGAACGGCCTGTCAGCGACCGTGAGTGGGCGGACATGGCGGAGAAGTTCATGGACGACATGGGCTTCACCGAGACGAGCGGGAAGGCCGCGTGCCAGTGGGTCGCCGTACAGCACGGCACGAGCACCGCCGGCAACGACCACATCCACATCGTCGCCTCCCGCGTCCGTGAGGACGGCACGAAGTGGAGCGACTGGTCAGACTTCCCGAAGGCGCAGACCGCCGCCCGGAACCTCGAGAAGCAGTTTGGACTCATCGAGCTGGGACAGCACTCCGAGCGCGGACTGAAGCCAGCCGAACAGCTGGCAGACCGACAGGTGGGAGGAGCTAAGGAACCAGCCCGACACCGCCTCGAGCGGACTGTTCGCTCCAGCGCCATCGCTTCCCTCTCCGAAGCTGAGTTCGTGCGCCGGCTTCGCTGCCAGGAGCTACTCGTCAGCGCCCGCTTCGCTGACGGCGGCCGCTCTGTCGTCACCGGCTACTCCGTCGCGGAGCGACCAACCAAGGGCATGGACCCCGTGTGGTTCGGCGGCGGGAAGCTCGCAAAGGACCTGACCCTGCCGGCGCTGCGCACCGCGTGGACCGACACCCCGGAAGCGTCCCAGGAAGCGGCCGAAGAATGGTGGGCAGCCAAGCGCCACCAAAGGGTCGTGCATAACCAAGCACCCGACATGAGACGCGGCATCCGTGCATCCATGGTCGGCGGGGTAGCTGTCGATGAGGTGGCGGCCAGAAAGCTTGCACTGGACATGGCAAAGGCACGCAGAGTTATGTCCCAGGTCGACCCGAGTGATCACCAGACATGGGCGCACGTTGCCCGTGAAGCCGCTGGTGTATTCGGTGCTTGGTCGAAGGCCACTGAGGCTGAGCCCGGGCCGCTGGCCCACGCCTCGCGTGTGCTGGCCCGTTCGGCACATCGGTCAGGGGTGACCATCAGCGAACCCGTGAAGCCAGCACTGCGGATGTCCGGCACCACAGCGTTCCTCCTCGCGGCCGCCACCGCCCCGTCACCGGTCGCGCAGACGCTCATCATGCAGCAGATGCTCCGCACCATCCGGCTCCTGCACGACATGCAGGCCAGCAATCAGGAGCTGCGCGAAGCAAATCTCCTGACCGAGACGGTGCGTGAGCACCTGAGCATCGTCGGAGCACCGCTGCCCGACGTCCCCGAACCGCGACTGCCAGCAGCATTGACCACTCAGGAGCACACCGCCGGTGTGGAACGGAAGGCGGTGCCGTCCTTGACAGAGGCCAAGCGCCCGCTGCGAGGACAGCGACCTGCGGAGAACTTCGAGACAGAGCTGCACGTGCCGGATCAAGGGATAGGGAGATAGCGCATGAACCATGACACACCCGATGGGGCAGAGGGGCTGTTCCGACCGCAGTTGCAGTCAGCCCTTGCCGTCGCAGGCAGGCTCGGCGAAATACTCGCCCGTCAGCGCGCAGAGCGGAACGAGCAGATGCTGCGCGCCCAGGACGCCGAGCGTCGACAGCTCCAGGAGCGGTTCGAAGCCGAACGAGCCGTCATGCGGACCCAGCTCGGAGCTGTCCACCAGCCGCAGTTCTGGGAAGCGGCCAGACCTGAGGACATCGCCTCCCAGCACGCCCTCGCACAGCAGTGGGAGCCGTTCGATGACATGGCCCGCCTTTCCCGCGAACACATACACGACGAGATCCGCACACGGTACAACCTGACTCCTGAGGAGTACCTCGAGGAGCACCGACAAGTACCACTACAGGTGGCAGCGGACGCTATCTCCGACGGTCCCGGAGCAGGCAATGATCAGGACGCCCAGCGTGACCACGCAAAGGCCCAACGACAGTCAGCGGTCGTCGCGGCCGGGGACCTGCAGAATGACCTCGACACGCAGCAAGCAGTAGCTAGAGCCGAGGAACTGTGGGACTCAGTGGACCGCAGGGAGAAACTCGCAGAGTTCCTCACCGAACGAGTTGGAACCACAGACATCGGACGCGAAGGAGTAGTCGCCGTTCTCGCAGCCGACCTCAGCAATGGGACACCACCATCGGCTGCGGTGAAGGCTGGCAGGCGCCCGGTTCGCCCCCATGATGTGCCTGAATCAGATCTTGAGAAGGAAAAAGGCTTTGGGGTGGGCTAGGCCCGAGACGGTGAACGCCGGATGGAGGGAAGCAAAAAGGGGGAGTGACTTTGGGATTGTGCGTGGAGGTCACTCCCGCAGCCAGGTTGAGGGTGCCGACAAGTGACCCTCGGGTAGCAGGGGAACGTTGTGAAGAGGGCCAGCTGTTATCTCAGTAGCCGGCCTATTGCCTTGGTTGCTTCCTGGATTTTTGCGTCGACGGCACCTGTGCTCGTGGAATCAGCTGTGTCGTTTGGGCGTGCGGTTTCATGGGCAGCATCTGCGACGCAGTGGGCGAGATGACTTTCCAGGAGCCCGAGGCTGAGGGCGTGCATAGCGCTGTTCACGGCGGCAACCTGCGTGAGGATATCGATGCAGTATTGGTCCTCATCAACCATGCGGGCTATTCCGCGGACCTGACCTTCGATGCGCTTGAGTCGGCGCAAATAGGCGCTTCTATCGGTCGCGTATCCGTGCTGATGGGGTGCTGCCTCATCGGGCGGGTCCGTCTGGTGGGCTGGTTGTGCTGCGGTAGTAGTGCTGACGCTGACTTCCGGTGCGATGTGGGTGGTCATGGTCGTTCCCCTCATCATCGTCGGCGCATTACTGCCCGGTGTAGGTTGCCGTCGATGCGGTCCTGGGTCATGTGAAATGCATGGCCCTCACCAGTATCCGCCAGCGATAGCGGGCGGTTGAACGAATAACAGGGCTAGAAGTTCCACGAGCGCCCAGTATCGAGTAATTCGTCCGCGTGTCGTGGCAACACGCTCAGTCTCGTTACGCGAACGTGACATCAAATACCATCCTGGGGTATTCTCCTCAGGTGATCCCGGCACCCGTCGAGATCGCTCTCCCGCGCAGAATGCCGAGCCCTGCCGCTGCTCCCGGGATCCGTTCGTACAATCCATATGGCAGGGACGGGGGAACCACGTTTCCACCGGGTCACCGCACGTTCGTGTGTTGACCCTCGGGGTTAAGTCGATCTATCAGCTCATTCCTGCACGGCGTCGCTGCGTGCTGCCATAGGACTGGATTGAGGACGGCCGGGTGACTCCCATCCGAACCCGACAGCTCACCCCGCAGGCATGGGAGAGGCAATCACCATGTCACGTCCGTCCATTTCTGCGCGCCACCGCGCTGTCGTCACCCACTCCATCGCCCTCGAGGGCCTGTCGTATTCCGCGAAGACCGGCGCTGTAGCGCTGGGCAAGCCGGCCATCATCGCAGCTGCTACCGGCGGCCTCGTCTTCGCTGTTGGAGCCCCTGCGGCCCAGGCCGGCACCTACACGCAGGACACCTCCAGCACCCTCACAGCGCAGGCCCCCGCCGCAGCTGCTGCAGGCGTCTACACGGTTGCCTCCGGTGACACCATGGGTGCCATCGCCGCCAAGCACGGCGTGAACCTCGATGCGCTGCTGGCAAGCAACGGCCTGTCCTACGCATCGGTTATCTACCCGGGCCAGCAGATCCAGCTTTCCGGCGGTGCCGCTGCCAGTGTCTCTGTCAGTGCAGCCGCGGTTCCCGCTGCCGCCCCCACCGGCCAGGTCTTCTACAGCGCCCCTGCCGCAGCACCCGCTCCCACGGCAGCCCAGCCCACGTACTCCCTGACCTCGGCCACTGTCGCCCCGATCGCCCCGGTGGCTCCCGCAGCCCCGAGTGTTCCCGCCAGCGGCGTCGGTGCGGCGATCGTGGCATCGGCCTACTCCCAGATCGGGTCCATCCAGGACTGCACTGTTCTTGCTGAGCGGGCACTGCGCTCGATCGGCAAGAACGTCGGAGACCTCGGCCCCATGCAGTTCCTGCAGTACGGAACTGTCGTCGCCACCCCGGCCCCCGGTGACCTCGTGGTCCGTCCGGGGCACGTCGCAATCTACGTCGGTGGCGGCAAGGTCATCAGCAGCGGCATGAATGGTGCGAACCTCACCATGGAGCACCCCCTGTCCGACCTCGCCGGATCGACCTTCGTGCGCGTCGCAGGCTAACTTCACCCTCTGGTGAAGTGGTCGCCCTCAAGCTGAGATAGCGGTGAGCGCCCTGGACGGGGGCACTCACCGCTATTTCATTGTCTGCTTGTCTCTTAGTGCGCTTCAGTCGCTACCTGTGTGGATGCCACTCCGGGCTGAAGGTCCGGCACGGATTGCTAGCACTGTTCGTTAGGTGTCTGCTTCCATTTTTGGGACTGCGGAGGGTGCGGAGTGCCGGTACCCGATCCGTGGGGATGAATGAGCTAGACGTTGGCGAGACCGTGAAGTTGGGATGGTTGTACATCAGTGAGTGATCCGTGGGTGAGTGGACCGGTGTGGATACCGGAGGCCCCGCCGTCGTGGGCAACCTACCTGGCGCCGACCCTGCAACCGATCCCGCTGATCCCCGGAATCGCTTTGGTCCTGGGTGTGCTGTATCTGGCTGGCGCGATCCGCCTGTGGTCGATGGGTCGTTCCTGGCCGCTGTGGCGGACGGCGATCTTCTTGGCGGGCTGCACCATCATCATGATCACCATGGGTGCCGGAGTCGAAGGCTACGGTCTGCGCATGTTCTCCGTCTTCATGTTCCAGCAGCTGACGCTCATGATGGCCGTCCCCCCGCTTCTGGTCCTGGGTCGGCCCGGCACCTTGTTGCTGCGCGCCACCCCTCACCATGGCGTTGGGCGCCCGATCCTCCGGCTCGCTCACGCGGGACTGCGCTCGAGATCCGCTCGGATCGCCCTTCATCCGGCATTCATGATCCCGGTGTTCCTTGTCAGCTTCTATGGGGTCTACCTCAGCGGTATTGCCGACGCGATGCTGCCGTCCTGGTACGGGCACATCACCCTTGAACTGCTGTTTCTGATCTCCGGGGTGCTCTTCACCGTCCCCGTGCTATCGACGGACCCTCTACCGGTGAAACAATCCCACTTCGGCCGGTTCCTCGACATCTTCGCCGAAATGCCCCTCCACGCGTTCTTCGGCGTCGTCCTGATGATGGCGACCACCCCTGTCGTCGATTTCTTCGGCACCCTGCCCGCAGGGTGGGACGTGGACCCGCTCACCGATCAGGGCATCGCCGGCGGCCTGGCCTGGTCCTACGGGGAACTTCCCTCGGTGCTGATGCTCCTGATCATCATGGTGCGCTGGCAACGCGACGACACCGTGACCTCACGGGCTATCGACCGCAAGCACAATCGGGAGGGAACCCCGGAGCTCGACGCGTACAACGCCTACCTCGAGCAGCTCAGACAACGCTCCGAACACCACGATCGCCGGCGATAGGAACCCCTTGACCCGCGAGCAGTACGACTGACGCAGCATCCCTCATCATTTGGCCCCTGGAGCTCTTGTGCCTCGGATTTAGGACGTTGGTGCTCGAAGGGAAGGCCTGCGGATCGCTAGCTTGCGACGAGTCGAACCGCCTCGCGGAAGTCATCTAGTGACGTCAAAGCATTGTGGTTCTGGTCATCGAGAAGGATCAGCGCGGGGGCTCGGGTCACGCCGACACCAGCAGCTTCGATCCGGTCGGCCTCGATGAGTGACTGCACCTCGGGGCTTCGCATGTCGGCTTCGAATCGTGCGCTGTCGAGACCTAGCTCACGGGCCACGCCCAGATAGGTGTCCACGGTGGCAGGGGTGTACAGGCGGGGAAGTTCCTGGGCGTCCGGGCTCAGCGTGATTGCTTCCAGGAAGGGAAGGAAGCAACCCTGACGCTCGGCGGCTTCCAGGGCCGTGGCACCCAGATGCGCCTGTTCATTTGAGGGCAGGTGACGCGCGACGAAAGTGACGCGTCGGGAGTAGTCCGCCCGGAGGTTGGAGAGGAACTCCTGGATGGAGATGGTGCCAGGCGCGTACAGGTCGATGAATTGCACCAGAACAGCCCGCTCGTGGGAGGCGCGCGAGACCAAGCGGTCGCTCGCGACGATCGCGCCCCGCAAGGCATTTTGTTGTGTCGCTCGTTCGGTCGAGCTCGAAGCGGACGTTGGCCGAGGGCCGGGGGAGTGCCTGGCGGTCGCGGGCGACGGTTCAGGGTCCCGGTCCAAGTCGTCGCGATCGTTCGACAGGTACCCCTTGACGCCAATGAAAAAGGCAATGGAACCCAGCACCACGATGATGGCCAGAGGGATCATTGCTGCAAACCAGGGGTTCATGAAAAAGGTGCCGATCCTGTCACATCCCACGACCGCGAACAGGTGAGCCTGTTCAGGTACGCCAGACGAGCCGTATATCGGAGCGTTCAGCTCCGAGATGGTGCCACCATGACCCATCGAATACATCTTACCGTGAACTATTTCGCAGAGCTTTCCCCACAGGACAGCACATCAATCCGCACCGAGCCTCAACCATCACTTACCGGCCAGCAGG from Arthrobacter sp. Soc17.1.1.1 carries:
- a CDS encoding helix-turn-helix transcriptional regulator codes for the protein MKEGLMVGTMMTPKDVAELYGVTSQELAQWRRANLGPPYFILGRNTVRYDSGDIEDWFNDPANGYLHDYPAGR
- the mobC gene encoding plasmid mobilization relaxosome protein MobC; amino-acid sequence: MSESQEQESAARPPSAGKRHVWSSRRKRIEGKTVYVRVSMSEMERAQLLQLEAQTGLSPSAILVDAALGSGDPAVLTVKKQEVVTLLAIRRLIATAANNMNQIARHANATGEVKDYAAAAMQETRQLMRQIESKMYELKP
- a CDS encoding relaxase/mobilization nuclease domain-containing protein, which gives rise to MIPNITKGSRTVGLMKYLVGPGKSNEHTDPHLVAGSPTIMAWFGDAQLNDQSAVLAAQEIDLNKRINDVEMDQHVWHCSLSLRADERPVSDREWADMAEKFMDDMGFTETSGKAACQWVAVQHGTSTAGNDHIHIVASRVREDGTKWSDWSDFPKAQTAARNLEKQFGLIELGQHSERGLKPAEQLADRQVGGAKEPARHRLERTVRSSAIASLSEAEFVRRLRCQELLVSARFADGGRSVVTGYSVAERPTKGMDPVWFGGGKLAKDLTLPALRTAWTDTPEASQEAAEEWWAAKRHQRVVHNQAPDMRRGIRASMVGGVAVDEVAARKLALDMAKARRVMSQVDPSDHQTWAHVAREAAGVFGAWSKATEAEPGPLAHASRVLARSAHRSGVTISEPVKPALRMSGTTAFLLAAATAPSPVAQTLIMQQMLRTIRLLHDMQASNQELREANLLTETVREHLSIVGAPLPDVPEPRLPAALTTQEHTAGVERKAVPSLTEAKRPLRGQRPAENFETELHVPDQGIGR
- a CDS encoding metal-sensitive transcriptional regulator, which gives rise to MTTHIAPEVSVSTTTAAQPAHQTDPPDEAAPHQHGYATDRSAYLRRLKRIEGQVRGIARMVDEDQYCIDILTQVAAVNSAMHALSLGLLESHLAHCVADAAHETARPNDTADSTSTGAVDAKIQEATKAIGRLLR
- a CDS encoding C40 family peptidase; this encodes MSRPSISARHRAVVTHSIALEGLSYSAKTGAVALGKPAIIAAATGGLVFAVGAPAAQAGTYTQDTSSTLTAQAPAAAAAGVYTVASGDTMGAIAAKHGVNLDALLASNGLSYASVIYPGQQIQLSGGAAASVSVSAAAVPAAAPTGQVFYSAPAAAPAPTAAQPTYSLTSATVAPIAPVAPAAPSVPASGVGAAIVASAYSQIGSIQDCTVLAERALRSIGKNVGDLGPMQFLQYGTVVATPAPGDLVVRPGHVAIYVGGGKVISSGMNGANLTMEHPLSDLAGSTFVRVAG
- a CDS encoding cytochrome c oxidase assembly protein; this encodes MSDPWVSGPVWIPEAPPSWATYLAPTLQPIPLIPGIALVLGVLYLAGAIRLWSMGRSWPLWRTAIFLAGCTIIMITMGAGVEGYGLRMFSVFMFQQLTLMMAVPPLLVLGRPGTLLLRATPHHGVGRPILRLAHAGLRSRSARIALHPAFMIPVFLVSFYGVYLSGIADAMLPSWYGHITLELLFLISGVLFTVPVLSTDPLPVKQSHFGRFLDIFAEMPLHAFFGVVLMMATTPVVDFFGTLPAGWDVDPLTDQGIAGGLAWSYGELPSVLMLLIIMVRWQRDDTVTSRAIDRKHNREGTPELDAYNAYLEQLRQRSEHHDRRR
- a CDS encoding DsbA family protein; the encoded protein is MYSMGHGGTISELNAPIYGSSGVPEQAHLFAVVGCDRIGTFFMNPWFAAMIPLAIIVVLGSIAFFIGVKGYLSNDRDDLDRDPEPSPATARHSPGPRPTSASSSTERATQQNALRGAIVASDRLVSRASHERAVLVQFIDLYAPGTISIQEFLSNLRADYSRRVTFVARHLPSNEQAHLGATALEAAERQGCFLPFLEAITLSPDAQELPRLYTPATVDTYLGVARELGLDSARFEADMRSPEVQSLIEADRIEAAGVGVTRAPALILLDDQNHNALTSLDDFREAVRLVAS